TTCCTAGCTCACCCTAAAAGCCGGCTTAAGACTTTTTGCACTAATGATAATTTGGATTATAGTGGAAAGGGGGAGTATTTACTGATATAATTTTATGCATCTACTAGAACAGTGAGGGGGCAAATCTATGAGCGCGCCAAATCTAACCGTCGAAGATGTAGAGAACCACATACCGAATATTCGGAATGTTGAATTTTTGGATAACGGCGGTCAAAAAACGGTGTTTACTTGTGAAATTAATGATAAACCCTTTGTACTTAAATTCATCAAAATTGCTGATGTTATAGATGATGATGATGCAGTACAAAATGATATTGTTGCAAGAGCAAAACGAGAAATTGAAATAATGGATAGATGCAGTAGCCCATATTTGGTGAAATTAGGGCCGATTAGAATGACAGAAATTGATATAAACAATATAAGACTTCTCTATTTTTCTGAGCAATATATTCAAGGGATAGCATTACATAAAGTAATTCGAGAAGAAAAACTAAGTCTACAGCAAACAATTATGCTTGCACAAAATATTGCATTAGCAATACAAAGTCTATGGGATATTGGAATGATTCATCGAGATATCAAACCAAAGAATGTTATCAAGCGAGATGATGGATCGTTTGTACTATTAGATGCTGGTATTGCCTTTGACTTAAACTCGGAATCCCTGACATCATTTGGACCTGTGGGAAGCAGGCTGTATATGTCACCAGAACAAATTACAACTCCTAGTAGAAGTCTTGACTTCAGATCAGATCTATTTTTATTAGGCATACTGATGTACGAGGCATTAAGTCAGCAACATCCATTCTTTCAACAAGGAATGAATGTAACACAAGTAATGGGGAGTATAGTTAATATTACTCCAAAACAATTGATGGAGGTTGTACCTGGAATTCCAATTCAACTTAACCGACTAATTATGAGACTACTAGCTAAACAGCCTCATTTGCGTTACAGAAGCATTGAAAGTCTTTATCAAGAGCTAGAACGTCTTAAGGAGGTAATTTAATGTTATTCGCTCAACATGGTTTCGGTAAGAGTAATAAAATTGATAGAGGGTTAGCCAGTAATCATCTTTCCGGTATTATACTGAGCCCAAAAGATGAAACAGAACAAAATATGCGAAATTTTGTTCAGACGTTACAAATGACAAACCCAAATATTGAAACATTATTTGACAATCAACTCTACCATGTACCATTTAATAATGCTAACGATAGAAATCTCCCTAGTTACCCCTACTATCCAGGTCATTTATCATTGTCGGCATTTAGAGGGACGGGACAACTTAGAAAAATAACTTCTAATGTTATAGACTATCAAGATTCTTTGGGGACTTCATACATTACTTCACCATGTATATTAATCAGTAATTTTACTGATAGGGAAACTCAAATTGTATTAAATTTAGCGCAGGATTCAATTGATTATCACCGTGACAATAGGATTCAGAATCCTTTAGTAATTTCTTTGCTAATAAATGAAAATGCATTCTTAGATACTTTACAGGTCAATCAATTTTTAAATGAAATATCTGTACTTGATGCAACAGGATTTTACATTACAATTGCTAGAAACAGTCCAGCTTACAATCAAATTTTTGATAACAAAACTGTACTAACAAACATCTTAACATCTATTTATTCATTGGCTGAAATAAATGAATATAAAGTCATAATGGGCTATTCTGATTTTGTTGGAATCCCTTTTCTATCAGTAGGTGCTTATGCAATTGGTTCTGGATGGCACAATGGATTAAGGAGATTTACAGTTCAACAAAGAATTTTACCATCTAGTGGCGGAAGACAGCCAAGACACAGATACTCATCTTGGCCATTACTTAATTCGATATTAATGTCTGAACTTGATACAATATCAAATTCAACAACTCTGTTACCACAGATTCTTTCAGGAACATCTTATGATACTAGAATTCTAACAGCATCAAACCCTCTTTCAGCTCCATGGGACAGAGATACGGGGCATATGCAACATTGGGAGGCATTATGTAACGGAATAACCCATATAGTTAGTCCTCATAATGACATTTCCAGCAAGTTAGACGCAATGCAACAAACAATTGCAAATGCACTAGGTCTATACTCTCTCTTAAATGCATCATATGTGCCGCTTGAGCATTCATCCCAACCTCATCATTTAACAATATGGAATGATTCAATCAATGACTTTAGAAAGCAGGCTAATGTTTAACAATCAGGCTATCCATTTCATGAAGTACATGTGCTATTCCTATTAAATGAAATGACTTTTTTTTGGGCTTTATTTTTGTTGGTTTATATAAAACTTTCTGGCTGCCTGATTCTTCAACTTGAATCAGGCCAACATTATTTATCCTAAAAGCTTCAATGTTTTTAACTGCTGGATTTATATGTTTTGCAGGCATTACCACATAAGAGTAATTTGAAAATCCTTTGTACTGGGAAGCTTGATAAAGAGCTCGCTTCCAATTCGATAACTTAACTTCATAGGCATATAGTTCAATAGTTGGTATATTGAATTTTTCATTAATTGTATAACATCCATTTGGAGTGATGCTAATTACGTCAGCTTGCAATAAGTTAAATAGCCATCTATTAATGGTTTCCTCTGATAGACCCAAATACTTTAATATATATGTTTTTGATCGAGGGGCCCGTTTGTGAAGTAAAGCAATAATATTGGCACTTGTGTAATGCTTTAGATAAGAGATTTGTTTGCACTGTGGAAAAGGTTCCTTATCTTTTATAAATGCCGCAACTATATCAGCACGTCCCTGCCAGCAATCTACCTCGCGTAAGATCAGTGGGGAGTTTTTAATGGTGCTGTTTAACAGATTAGCTATAAATATTTCTACTAAGTCTTCCTCTGAGTTAAAAGCTTTATACTTTCTTTGATTGGTCATAGTATTTATATCCTTATAAGTTGTTTTATATATTATAAACCTTTTTCGAATTATGTATTCAGTTATTTAACTATATTTGCAGTATACATTATTTACTTCAATCTTAGAAAACATGTCCTCCGTAGTTATTATATAATATATAATAAGGTCAGTGTTACAATCAAATAATTCAAAATTTGCGGAGGGTTAATGCAGACTAAAAATTACTCAGGAATATGTATCGAGATACTGAAAGCCGCGGGGCCATTATTGGGAAGCGAACTTCAAGAACAACTAGTACTCAAAACCAACATTAAACCAAACAATGCGCGACAAGTTCTACTTAGATTGCGGAAAGATAAAATTTTACTTACTACTGACCCAGTAAGATTTTCACAAAACCAACTGCTTTATTTTCTTCCAAAGCAAAACCTAAACTCTAAAATCAAGGAGATTATGCCTGATCATAGAGAAACTTTTCATCGAATATTTCAGGCATTTGTAGAATTGCAGGGGTTTCTACATCTCCGTGAATTCTCCAAAATCTGCGCAGGAGTAGTCAACAAAGCAGAAAAGGAGAAAATGGGATTAAAGCAAAAAGAAGTATATCAGATAATTGATGAGTTACTGAAATTAAATATTATTGAACCATTATATGATTTTGGAGGAGAGCAGTTTATTGTTGCTAAAAAGGAATGGGTATCAACAGTAAACATTGATGAGAGCAACCTACAAAAAAGGTTGAAAGACTTGGAATTCACCGATGACTTCACTGGAAGTTTATTGGAATGGCTAGAAAGAATGAATTTTGCTGGTGCGAATAGTACTCATCTATTGCAGGGGAAGAGTTATAATGGATTCTCT
This DNA window, taken from Xylanibacillus composti, encodes the following:
- a CDS encoding serine/threonine protein kinase, which translates into the protein MSAPNLTVEDVENHIPNIRNVEFLDNGGQKTVFTCEINDKPFVLKFIKIADVIDDDDAVQNDIVARAKREIEIMDRCSSPYLVKLGPIRMTEIDINNIRLLYFSEQYIQGIALHKVIREEKLSLQQTIMLAQNIALAIQSLWDIGMIHRDIKPKNVIKRDDGSFVLLDAGIAFDLNSESLTSFGPVGSRLYMSPEQITTPSRSLDFRSDLFLLGILMYEALSQQHPFFQQGMNVTQVMGSIVNITPKQLMEVVPGIPIQLNRLIMRLLAKQPHLRYRSIESLYQELERLKEVI